From the Micromonospora lupini genome, one window contains:
- a CDS encoding alpha/beta fold hydrolase: protein MNSNDEEIRSADGTRLVVRRAGAGDPVVLLHGSGGGLHSWAPVAARLAGSYELWMPARRGYGPSDVPPGRKSFKDDVVDLLAVVEAVGRPVHLVGGSYGATLALHTAAAEQGRLRSLAVFEPPLFAAGQSIAPLLNRYRAAFEREDAGEMFAVLNDVTRVPPAIVAAFAAAAGGKRPEPAEARRSAIGWLHDLEALTDDSTDTARWSSITVPTLLMQGADTWEPMPTTMNELAAALPTARRVIWSGQSHFATMTAPDLVAEALRDFFAGPDSR, encoded by the coding sequence ATGAACAGCAACGACGAGGAGATCCGATCGGCGGACGGCACCAGGCTGGTGGTCCGGCGGGCAGGTGCAGGCGACCCCGTGGTCCTGCTGCACGGCTCGGGAGGCGGCCTGCACTCGTGGGCTCCGGTCGCGGCGCGGCTCGCCGGATCGTACGAGCTGTGGATGCCGGCCCGACGCGGATACGGTCCCAGCGACGTCCCGCCGGGCCGCAAGTCGTTCAAGGACGACGTCGTGGACCTGTTGGCCGTGGTCGAGGCGGTCGGGCGGCCGGTGCACCTGGTCGGCGGCTCCTACGGTGCCACGCTGGCGCTGCACACGGCCGCAGCGGAGCAGGGCCGGCTGCGATCGCTTGCCGTCTTCGAGCCACCGCTGTTCGCGGCCGGGCAGTCGATCGCGCCATTGCTCAACCGCTATCGGGCGGCCTTCGAGCGAGAGGACGCGGGTGAGATGTTCGCAGTGCTCAACGACGTGACCCGGGTGCCACCCGCAATCGTCGCGGCCTTCGCGGCCGCCGCTGGCGGCAAACGGCCTGAGCCGGCCGAGGCCCGGCGCTCGGCGATCGGATGGCTGCACGACCTCGAGGCGCTCACCGACGACAGCACAGACACGGCCCGCTGGTCGTCGATCACCGTCCCGACGCTGCTGATGCAGGGCGCCGACACCTGGGAGCCGATGCCTACCACCATGAACGAGCTGGCCGCGGCTCTCCCCACAGCGCGTCGGGTCATCTGGTCAGGCCAGTCCCACTTCGCGACCATGACCGCCCCCGACCTGGTGGCCGAGGCACTCCGCGACTTCTTCGCAGGACCTGACAGTCGGTGA
- a CDS encoding SDR family NAD(P)-dependent oxidoreductase produces the protein MNDSVMRTSLSDTHSLRGRVAWVTGASGSIGAEISRALAARGASVALHGRTESSLERVVADIRAAGGVAVAHVGDVRDGGHLQSVVSEVAGELGAVDILVVCAGGAGQPTPTATLTPDRWREVIETDLTSVFLTVQAALPGLIEGQRGRIITVASSAGRRPSRANAAYAAAKAGVVMFTEHLAKEYADAGIRVNCVAPSIVDTATLRSRMSAAQREAVAAQVPLGRIGTPADIAEAVVFLASDASSWTTGTTLDITGGMTL, from the coding sequence ATGAATGATTCTGTGATGAGAACTAGTCTGTCAGACACTCATTCGTTGCGGGGACGTGTCGCCTGGGTGACCGGAGCGTCGGGCTCGATCGGGGCCGAGATCAGCCGCGCGCTTGCCGCCAGGGGAGCGTCCGTCGCGCTTCACGGTCGTACGGAAAGCTCTCTGGAGCGGGTGGTGGCCGATATCCGCGCCGCCGGCGGGGTTGCCGTCGCCCACGTCGGCGACGTGCGCGACGGCGGGCATCTGCAATCGGTCGTGTCCGAGGTGGCGGGGGAGCTCGGGGCCGTGGACATCCTCGTGGTCTGCGCCGGTGGAGCCGGCCAGCCCACACCGACCGCCACCCTCACGCCCGACCGCTGGCGCGAGGTTATCGAAACGGACCTGACCTCGGTGTTCCTGACCGTGCAGGCAGCCCTGCCGGGCCTGATCGAGGGTCAGCGCGGGCGGATCATCACGGTGGCCTCGAGCGCCGGCCGCCGCCCCTCGCGGGCGAATGCCGCCTACGCCGCTGCCAAGGCCGGCGTTGTCATGTTCACCGAACACCTGGCGAAGGAGTACGCCGACGCGGGCATCCGGGTCAACTGCGTCGCACCGTCGATCGTGGATACCGCGACCCTGCGCAGCCGGATGTCGGCAGCCCAACGGGAGGCCGTCGCGGCGCAGGTGCCGCTCGGCCGCATCGGCACCCCCGCTGACATCGCCGAGGCCGTGGTGTTCCTCGCCTCGGACGCCTCGTCCTGGACCACCGGCACCACCCTCGACATCACCGGAGGAATGACCCTATGA
- a CDS encoding SGNH/GDSL hydrolase family protein codes for MTSPMLEKLIRFQRPERVLPFAQNLRVQTLAGIFGADETEYRTALETLIRQRAAAAARLATDPQVRADLTNLPFRPGDHLVAIGESTTADRLSWFELLRVLLQTERSDLRLRFDNLAVSGATTTQVLATVPAIRRQSADWMFCMLGSNDSQRLDAADGPLLVSRSETLRNLAQLRARALPVAESRWLWLTPTPVDETRVAAFPFFRGAGITWTNADITDLSAALLDSDDVVIDSAPAVTTAGADAFTDDGLHPSTTTHEALAARVLSALARGTDR; via the coding sequence ATGACCAGCCCGATGCTCGAGAAGCTCATCCGCTTCCAACGCCCCGAACGCGTCCTTCCCTTCGCTCAGAACCTGCGCGTGCAAACCCTGGCGGGCATCTTCGGCGCCGACGAGACCGAATACCGGACAGCCCTGGAGACCCTCATCCGGCAGCGAGCCGCCGCGGCGGCCCGGCTCGCCACCGATCCACAGGTCCGCGCGGATCTCACGAATCTTCCCTTCCGGCCCGGTGACCATCTCGTGGCCATCGGCGAAAGCACCACGGCCGACCGGCTCTCCTGGTTCGAACTGTTGCGGGTCCTCCTGCAAACCGAACGATCCGATCTGAGGCTGCGCTTCGACAACCTCGCCGTCTCGGGCGCCACCACCACCCAGGTGCTCGCCACCGTTCCCGCGATCCGCCGGCAGTCGGCCGACTGGATGTTCTGCATGCTCGGCAGCAACGACTCGCAACGGCTCGACGCCGCCGACGGCCCGCTGCTGGTAAGCCGATCCGAGACGCTGCGAAACCTCGCCCAGCTACGCGCCCGGGCGTTACCCGTCGCCGAATCCCGTTGGCTGTGGCTGACGCCCACCCCGGTGGACGAGACGCGGGTCGCCGCGTTCCCGTTCTTCCGCGGCGCCGGCATCACCTGGACGAACGCCGACATCACCGACCTGTCGGCGGCGCTGCTCGACAGTGACGACGTGGTCATCGACAGCGCTCCGGCCGTCACGACCGCGGGCGCCGACGCCTTCACCGACGACGGCCTGCACCCGAGCACCACCACCCACGAAGCACTGGCCGCCCGAGTCCTGTCGGCACTCGCCAGGGGGACAGACCGATGA
- a CDS encoding sensor histidine kinase yields the protein MQSWQVRGPAGWEQWSRPMVTVVPYALLAVMAALTVVFEHDQPGSLAIDLVLCVGAGGWSLAFFTLHPAWRDRIGPMSVFLAGLILFGLIMVLRNPWFGFYTPALYFYAYRIIGWPRELYFIAGVAVVAGTAQAAGVDVGSWLGGLEYLAILAVNIVPMCLVAWIGEVASRDYASREAALREAREARERLEAALAENAALQEELVEQARTSGVLDERSRMAREIHDTLAQGLTGIVTQLQAAEAAADDPAGWRRHHEAATALARESLTEARRSVNELRPEPLEAGRLADAITEVAARWSARHDVPAQVTVTGQTRAMRPQAEVALLRTAQEALANVAKHAPTATRVGLTLSYMDQETALDIRDDGPGFDVHGFDLDRPSRNGQGFGLVAMRQRIEALAGTLQIESEAGGGTGISACLHAESPEVRS from the coding sequence ATGCAGAGTTGGCAGGTCAGGGGTCCGGCGGGCTGGGAACAGTGGTCCCGGCCCATGGTCACCGTGGTCCCGTACGCGCTGCTCGCCGTCATGGCCGCTCTGACAGTCGTCTTCGAGCACGACCAGCCGGGCTCTCTCGCCATCGACCTCGTGTTGTGCGTGGGGGCGGGGGGATGGAGCCTGGCATTCTTCACGCTGCACCCGGCGTGGCGCGACCGGATCGGCCCGATGAGCGTCTTCCTCGCCGGCCTGATCTTGTTCGGGCTGATCATGGTCCTGCGCAACCCGTGGTTCGGCTTCTACACCCCGGCGCTGTACTTCTACGCCTACCGGATCATCGGATGGCCGCGTGAGCTGTACTTCATCGCTGGCGTCGCCGTGGTCGCCGGTACCGCGCAGGCGGCCGGGGTGGATGTCGGCTCGTGGCTCGGCGGGCTCGAGTACCTGGCGATCCTGGCGGTCAACATCGTGCCGATGTGTCTGGTGGCGTGGATCGGCGAGGTCGCCTCTCGGGACTATGCCTCCCGCGAGGCGGCGCTGCGCGAGGCCCGGGAGGCCAGGGAGCGGCTGGAGGCGGCGCTGGCCGAGAATGCGGCGCTGCAGGAGGAACTGGTCGAGCAGGCCCGCACGTCCGGTGTGCTGGACGAGCGGTCTCGGATGGCCCGGGAGATTCACGACACCCTTGCGCAGGGCCTGACCGGCATCGTCACCCAGCTGCAAGCAGCCGAGGCTGCCGCCGACGACCCGGCGGGGTGGCGCCGGCACCACGAGGCGGCGACCGCGCTGGCCCGGGAGAGCCTGACCGAGGCGCGGCGCTCGGTGAACGAGCTGCGCCCGGAGCCGCTGGAAGCCGGCCGGCTGGCCGACGCGATCACCGAGGTCGCGGCGCGGTGGTCAGCCAGGCACGACGTGCCGGCCCAGGTCACCGTCACCGGTCAGACCCGTGCGATGCGCCCGCAAGCCGAGGTCGCCCTGCTTCGCACGGCACAGGAGGCGCTGGCCAACGTCGCCAAGCACGCCCCCACCGCCACCCGGGTCGGTCTCACTCTTTCGTACATGGACCAGGAGACCGCCCTCGACATCCGCGACGACGGTCCCGGTTTCGACGTCCACGGTTTCGACCTTGACCGTCCGAGCCGCAACGGCCAGGGCTTCGGGTTGGTCGCGATGCGCCAGCGGATCGAGGCGCTGGCCGGCACGCTGCAGATCGAATCGGAGGCGGGCGGCGGCACCGGAATCTCGGCCTGCCTGCACGCCGAGTCGCCGGAGGTGCGCTCGTGA
- a CDS encoding MarR family winged helix-turn-helix transcriptional regulator translates to MDHDNLATGAWRGSPERLGFLLSQVGGLASARFAERLADLDLQPSDVGILRLIARDPGLSQQALADKLGVVPSRVVALLDALQKKGLVVRQRSTKDRRNHELSLSDAGRAVMARMREIGAAHENDVVHSLTSDERRTLTTLLLKIAESHQLTPGVHPGYAGPATKPSRQRP, encoded by the coding sequence GTGGATCACGACAACCTGGCGACCGGGGCCTGGCGAGGATCGCCAGAGCGTCTCGGGTTCCTGCTGTCCCAGGTCGGCGGACTGGCATCCGCCCGGTTCGCGGAGCGGCTGGCCGACCTCGACCTACAGCCCTCGGATGTCGGCATCCTCCGCCTGATCGCTCGCGACCCCGGCCTGAGCCAGCAGGCGCTTGCCGACAAGCTCGGCGTGGTCCCCAGCCGGGTCGTCGCCCTCCTCGACGCCCTGCAGAAGAAGGGCCTGGTCGTGAGGCAGCGCAGCACGAAGGATCGCCGCAATCACGAGTTGAGCCTCAGCGACGCGGGCCGAGCCGTGATGGCGCGGATGCGCGAGATCGGCGCCGCGCACGAGAACGACGTGGTGCACAGCTTGACCTCGGACGAACGGCGAACGCTCACCACCCTGCTCCTGAAGATCGCCGAGAGCCACCAGCTGACCCCCGGCGTGCATCCCGGGTACGCAGGGCCAGCCACCAAACCCTCCCGCCAGCGCCCCTAG
- a CDS encoding NAD(P)-dependent oxidoreductase: MKLLLLGVTGGTGTALLSQAVAAGHQVTVIARRPETVRVDDASHVTVVAGDVLVPGPWQSAAAGHDTLLSCLGSTDRRHATTIYSRGTRNALEALGTSPNRRLVCLSSAGLYVAPTTPVAQKLVTRLVVQRMYRHGYDDMRRMEEALHQQDVRWTVVRPPMLSDRPPTGNYRTAINSHLENPRTISRADLAHYMLNAIEDPSTVKAVVEISS, translated from the coding sequence ATGAAGCTCCTGCTTCTCGGCGTCACGGGCGGCACCGGAACCGCTCTGCTCAGCCAGGCGGTCGCGGCCGGCCATCAGGTGACAGTGATCGCGCGCCGTCCGGAGACCGTTCGCGTGGACGACGCCTCCCACGTCACAGTCGTCGCCGGCGACGTCCTCGTACCCGGCCCCTGGCAGAGTGCCGCTGCCGGACACGACACGCTCCTGTCCTGCCTCGGGAGCACGGACCGGCGACACGCCACCACGATCTACTCGCGCGGAACCCGCAACGCCCTCGAAGCCCTGGGGACGAGCCCCAACCGCCGGCTGGTCTGTCTCTCCTCGGCCGGGCTGTACGTCGCACCGACGACCCCAGTCGCCCAGAAGCTCGTCACCCGACTCGTCGTGCAGCGGATGTACCGGCACGGGTACGACGACATGCGTCGAATGGAAGAAGCCCTACACCAACAGGACGTCCGCTGGACTGTCGTCCGGCCGCCCATGCTCAGCGACAGACCGCCGACCGGCAACTACCGCACGGCGATCAACAGCCACCTGGAGAACCCACGGACCATCAGTCGCGCCGACCTCGCTCACTACATGCTCAACGCGATCGAGGATCCCTCCACCGTCAAGGCCGTCGTCGAGATTTCCAGCTGA
- a CDS encoding response regulator: MNDPIKLLIADDHPVVRDGLSAMLARDPDFIVLGEAADGAEAVRLAEVLEPDVILMDLRMAGMDGVTAIGELTRRGVPARVLVLTTYDTDSHVLPAIEAGATGYLLKDAPRDELLRAVRSAARGEVALSPSVAARLMSRLRAPTPTIGQLSQREIEVLRLVAAGHTNRGAASRLFITEATVKTHLINIYAKLDVNDRAAAVAEGYNRGLLGAPERP; the protein is encoded by the coding sequence GTGAACGACCCGATCAAGCTCCTCATCGCCGATGACCACCCGGTGGTGCGGGACGGGCTGAGCGCCATGCTCGCCCGCGACCCCGACTTCATCGTGCTCGGCGAGGCGGCGGACGGGGCCGAGGCGGTCCGGCTGGCCGAGGTGCTCGAGCCGGACGTGATCCTGATGGACCTGCGGATGGCCGGCATGGACGGGGTGACCGCGATCGGCGAACTGACCCGGCGCGGTGTTCCGGCGCGGGTGCTGGTGCTGACCACCTACGACACGGACAGCCACGTGCTGCCGGCGATCGAGGCGGGTGCCACCGGCTATCTGCTCAAGGACGCGCCGCGGGACGAGTTGCTGCGCGCCGTACGCTCGGCAGCCCGTGGCGAAGTCGCGCTCTCGCCGTCGGTGGCCGCCCGCCTGATGAGCCGGCTGCGCGCCCCGACCCCGACGATCGGCCAGCTCAGTCAGCGCGAGATCGAGGTGCTGCGCCTGGTCGCGGCCGGCCACACGAATCGGGGGGCGGCCTCCCGGCTGTTCATCACCGAGGCCACTGTCAAAACGCACCTGATCAACATCTACGCGAAGCTCGACGTCAACGACCGTGCGGCCGCGGTCGCGGAAGGCTACAACCGCGGTCTGCTCGGTGCACCCGAGCGCCCGTGA
- a CDS encoding NADP-dependent oxidoreductase, producing the protein MKAVRFHEYGGIEALRVEEVRRPTPGPGQLLVKVHAAAIQPGEVMIRRGARHGRWPATFPSGQGSDLAGVVTEAGPQVRGFAVGDEVLGFTHNRASHAEFVVVEDVNLTLRPEGLSWEVAGSLYVAGTTAYATVFAVDPGPDDTVVVSGAAGGVGSLAVQLARRRGATVIGLASRANHAWLQDHGVVPVEYGDGVAERIQQASGGRVDAFIDTFGDGYVELAVTLGVRPERINTIRDWEAAARVGARTYGEGAAACAVVVGELARLAARGELEVPIARVYPLDRVRDAFRELEQGHTHGKIVLRPW; encoded by the coding sequence ATGAAGGCGGTGCGATTCCACGAGTACGGCGGGATCGAGGCCCTGCGGGTGGAGGAGGTGAGGCGGCCGACCCCCGGCCCCGGGCAGTTGCTGGTCAAGGTCCACGCCGCCGCGATCCAGCCCGGCGAGGTGATGATCCGCAGGGGCGCGCGGCACGGGCGGTGGCCGGCGACGTTCCCCTCCGGGCAGGGCAGCGATCTGGCCGGCGTCGTGACAGAGGCCGGTCCGCAGGTTCGTGGGTTCGCGGTGGGCGACGAGGTCCTCGGCTTCACCCACAACAGGGCGAGCCACGCGGAGTTCGTCGTCGTCGAGGACGTGAATCTGACCCTGCGGCCGGAGGGGCTGTCCTGGGAGGTGGCCGGGTCGTTGTACGTGGCCGGCACGACCGCGTACGCCACTGTGTTCGCTGTCGATCCGGGACCGGACGACACGGTGGTGGTGTCCGGTGCGGCTGGTGGGGTTGGCTCCCTTGCCGTGCAGCTCGCGCGTCGGCGTGGCGCCACGGTGATCGGTCTGGCGAGCAGGGCGAACCACGCCTGGTTGCAGGACCACGGCGTCGTCCCGGTCGAGTACGGAGATGGTGTGGCCGAACGCATCCAGCAGGCCAGCGGCGGGAGGGTCGACGCGTTCATCGACACTTTCGGGGACGGCTACGTGGAGTTGGCGGTGACGTTGGGCGTGCGGCCCGAGCGGATCAACACGATCCGCGACTGGGAGGCCGCGGCCAGGGTCGGCGCGCGGACCTACGGGGAGGGCGCGGCTGCGTGCGCGGTGGTGGTCGGCGAGCTGGCCCGACTCGCCGCCCGTGGGGAGCTTGAGGTGCCGATCGCCCGCGTCTATCCGCTGGACCGTGTGCGGGATGCGTTCCGCGAGTTGGAGCAGGGGCACACCCACGGCAAGATCGTGCTTCGACCCTGGTGA
- a CDS encoding TetR/AcrR family transcriptional regulator: MPRQGLTTERVSEAAAELADSLGLERLTVAAVARHFGVADASLYGHVRSREALLHKVAVLGAAAFGDRLALAVAGRSGRQALIGFADAYRAFAVAHPGQYAATQLQLPADIGKSSVGHLRMIELSYATLRGYGLKEPYLTDAIRFVRSTLHGFAALETAEGFGHPRDLDASWRGVLDAIHIALSNWEMTEGEQR; this comes from the coding sequence GTGCCACGACAGGGTCTGACGACTGAGCGCGTCTCCGAGGCCGCGGCCGAGCTGGCCGACTCGCTGGGCCTGGAACGCCTCACGGTCGCGGCCGTCGCCCGTCACTTCGGGGTTGCCGACGCCAGCCTCTACGGGCACGTTCGCAGCCGCGAGGCGTTGCTGCACAAGGTCGCGGTGCTGGGCGCTGCGGCGTTCGGCGACCGTCTCGCGCTCGCCGTGGCCGGCCGCTCCGGACGTCAGGCCCTGATCGGTTTCGCCGACGCCTACCGGGCGTTCGCGGTGGCCCACCCTGGGCAGTACGCGGCGACCCAGCTCCAACTTCCCGCCGACATAGGCAAGAGCTCGGTCGGGCACCTACGGATGATCGAGCTGAGCTACGCGACTCTGCGGGGGTACGGGCTCAAGGAGCCCTACCTGACCGACGCCATCCGGTTCGTGCGGAGCACGCTCCACGGGTTCGCGGCGCTCGAGACGGCAGAGGGGTTCGGGCATCCCCGAGACCTCGACGCGTCCTGGCGCGGTGTCCTGGACGCCATCCACATCGCACTCTCGAATTGGGAAATGACAGAAGGAGAGCAACGATGA
- a CDS encoding ArnT family glycosyltransferase gives MGRDPSDDRLPTLVWVIAAAFVAIELAFSAGYGFQQDELYFIQAGRHLAFGYVDQPPLAPLLTRLATMIGGTHPTAVRTLPALEGGAIIVLAARQAVIFGAGRVGRVLAALCMAGAPVLLGAVHIGNTTPPALLAWTLVVLCVSTAIARDRPRWWLGAGLAAGLGLQTNNLVALLLLALAVGLLATRRFDILRTRWPWLAAAIAAIIWAPNVVWQATHGWPQLTMAASLHRANTSLADYQAGLPAQLVYGGLFTAPVLIAGVVRLWRTTEERYLAVTVTLVVVYVLAWTPGKPYYTSGLLPAVLAAGAVATERWFARGRRPVGRRALVVGAILVATVVSLPSVLPVWPVRDLSAHPTSSDLADMVGWPQLAGFVAAENTALASSGTPPTSIFTDNYAEAATLDVLGPPGLPPVLSGHNAYGMWGPGSASDTTVLAVDAADQLRPYFAQCLTVGTFVTPYDVDNDFNHLDLSLCTGPMTDWVGLWPHLRHDE, from the coding sequence ATGGGTCGGGATCCTTCCGACGACCGGCTCCCGACGCTGGTCTGGGTCATCGCCGCCGCGTTTGTCGCCATCGAGTTGGCGTTCAGCGCCGGCTACGGTTTCCAGCAGGACGAGCTCTACTTCATCCAAGCCGGCCGCCATCTCGCCTTCGGCTACGTCGATCAGCCGCCGCTGGCCCCACTCCTGACTCGGCTGGCCACGATGATCGGCGGCACGCATCCGACCGCCGTACGCACGCTGCCGGCGCTGGAAGGTGGCGCGATCATCGTGCTGGCCGCCCGCCAGGCGGTGATCTTCGGCGCCGGGCGCGTCGGTCGGGTCCTGGCCGCACTCTGCATGGCTGGCGCGCCGGTGCTGCTGGGCGCGGTCCACATCGGCAACACCACGCCCCCGGCGCTGTTGGCCTGGACGCTTGTGGTGCTGTGCGTGAGCACCGCGATCGCACGGGACCGGCCCCGGTGGTGGCTCGGTGCGGGCCTCGCCGCCGGCCTCGGCCTGCAAACCAACAATCTGGTCGCGCTGCTGTTGCTGGCGCTCGCGGTCGGCCTGCTCGCCACCCGCCGCTTCGACATCCTGCGCACGCGCTGGCCGTGGCTTGCCGCCGCCATCGCCGCGATCATCTGGGCGCCGAACGTGGTGTGGCAGGCGACGCATGGCTGGCCGCAACTGACGATGGCGGCGTCGCTACACCGGGCGAACACGTCCCTGGCCGACTACCAGGCAGGGTTGCCGGCGCAACTCGTCTACGGCGGCCTCTTCACCGCCCCCGTGCTGATCGCCGGCGTCGTGCGGTTGTGGCGCACGACGGAGGAGCGCTACCTGGCGGTCACGGTCACCCTGGTAGTTGTCTACGTGCTGGCCTGGACGCCGGGAAAACCGTACTACACCTCAGGTCTGCTGCCGGCCGTACTCGCCGCGGGGGCGGTGGCGACCGAGCGCTGGTTCGCCCGGGGCCGACGTCCGGTGGGACGGCGTGCCCTCGTGGTCGGCGCCATCCTGGTGGCTACCGTCGTGTCGCTGCCCTCGGTGCTTCCGGTCTGGCCGGTGCGTGACCTGTCCGCGCACCCCACCAGCAGCGACTTGGCCGACATGGTCGGGTGGCCGCAACTCGCCGGCTTCGTCGCGGCCGAAAACACCGCGCTGGCCTCTTCGGGCACACCGCCGACGTCGATCTTCACCGACAACTACGCCGAAGCGGCGACGCTCGACGTCCTCGGCCCGCCCGGGCTACCGCCGGTGCTGTCGGGACACAACGCCTACGGCATGTGGGGACCAGGGTCGGCGTCCGACACCACGGTGCTCGCGGTGGATGCCGCCGACCAACTCCGCCCGTACTTCGCGCAGTGCCTGACGGTGGGCACGTTCGTCACACCGTACGATGTGGACAACGACTTCAACCATCTCGACCTGAGCCTCTGCACAGGACCGATGACCGACTGGGTCGGGCTGTGGCCCCACCTGAGGCACGACGAATAG